The following proteins are encoded in a genomic region of Sparus aurata chromosome 11, fSpaAur1.1, whole genome shotgun sequence:
- the fam78bb gene encoding protein FAM78B, whose product MHGLIVLVLVESRSAALLPRPVGLSWLLLTITFTCTAMGCIQSIACNKSRIKRENIVVYDLSATIDHCPTVIEENSPIVLRYKTPYFKASARIVMPPIPRNETWVVGWIQACTQMEFYNTYGDVGMSSWELPQLREGLVRAISDSDGVSYPWYGNTTETVTIVGPTSKPSRFIVSMNDNFYPSVTWAVPVSESNTPLLTNIKRDQSFTTWLVALNTTSREKILLHTIKWRMRVDIAVDPSLPLGSRARLVGRVHQDQPRVLTRMEPIPPNAMGRPNANDAQVLMWRPRRGPPLVVIPPK is encoded by the exons ATGCACGGCCTCATAGTGTTGGTACTGGTCGAGTCCCGGTCAGCAGCGCTGCTCCCCAGGCCTGTCGGGCTCTCTTGGCTGCTCCTGACCATCACCTTCACCTGCACAGCCATGGGCTGCATCCAGAGCATAGCCTGTAACAAGTCGCGCATCAAGCGGGAGAACATCGTGGTGTACGACCTGTCGGCCACCATAGACCACTGCCCGACTGTCATCGAGGAGAACTCGCCCATAGTGCTCCGATACAAGACGCCCTACTTCAAAGCCTCGGCGCGGATTGTGATGCCCCCCATCCCGCGCAATGAGACATGGGTTGTGGGCTGGATCCAGGCGTGCACCCAGATGGAATTCTACAACACCTACGGGGACGTCGGCAT gTCGAGCTGGGAGTTGCCTCAGCTTCGAGAGGGTCTGGTGAGGGCCATCAGCGACTCAGATGGCGTCAGCTACCCCTGGTACGGAAACACCACCGAGACTGTCACCATAGTGGGCCCCACTTCCAAGCCATCCCGCTTCATCGTCAGCATGAACGACAATTTTTACCCCAGTGTCACCTGGGCTGTGCCGGTCAGTGAATCCAACACGCCCCTGCTGACTAACATCAAAAGGGACCAGAGCTTCACCACCTGGCTGGTGGCGCTCAACACCACGTCCAGGGAAAAGATCCTGCTCCACACCATCAAGTGGAGGATGAGGGTGGACATCGCCGTGGATCCGTCCCTGCCTCTGGGCTCCAGGGCCAGGCTGGTGGGCCGGGTGCATCAGGACCAGCCGCGGGTGCTGACCCGCATGGAGCCCATCCCTCCCAACGCCATGGGGAGGCCCAATGCCAACGACGCCCAGGTTCTGATGTGGAGGCCGAGGAGAGGACCTCCGCTTGTCGTCATACCGCCCAAGTAG
- the slc35a3a gene encoding solute carrier family 35 member A3a has protein sequence MASSRLKYLSLGVLVFQTTSLVLTMRYSRTLQAEGPRYLASSAVVVAEVMKILTCVMLVFKEHSYSMRALNSVLRQEIANKPIETLKLAIPSGIYTLQNNLLYVALSNLDAATYQVTYQLKILTTALFSVSMLGRRLGVYQWLSLLILMAGVALVQWPSESPAASEKEALSAGSQFVGVTAVLVACCSSGFAGVYFEKILKESKQSVWVRNIQLGMFGLVFGLFGMLAYDGERVKESGMFQGYNTVTWAVVALQALGGLVIAAVIKYADNILKGFATSLSIILSTLISYFWLQDFDPTGVFFLGAVLVIAATFLYGYEGKPAPNPSRA, from the exons ATGGCCTCGTCCCGGCTGAAGTACCTCTCTCTGGGCGTGCTGGTGTTCCAGACCACCTCCCTGGTGCTCACCATGCGGTACTCCCGCACCCTGCAGGCCGAGGGCCCGCGGTACCTGGCCTCCTCAGCCGTGGTGGTGGCTGAGGTGATGAAAATCCTCACCTGTGTGATGCTCGTCTTCAAGGAGCACA gTTACAGCATGCGAGCTCTGAACAGCGTCCTGCGTCAGGAAATTGCCAACAAACCCATAGAAACGCTGAAGCTGGCGATCCCCTCGGGGATCTACACGCTGCAGAACAACCTGCTGTACGTCGCCTTGTCCAACTTGGATGCAGCCACCTACCAG GTTACGTACCAGCTGAAGATCCTCACCACGGCTCTGTTCTCGGTGTCGATGCTTGGTCGCAGGCTGGGCGTCTACCAGTGGCTCTCGCTGCTGATCCTGATGGCTGGAGTGGCTCTCGTGCAG TGgccctctgagtccccagcggCCTCGGAGAAGGAGGCCCTCTCCGCGGGCTCCCAGTTTGTCGGCGTGACGGCGGTTCTGGTGGCGTGCTGCTCCAGCGGGTTCGCCGGTGTCTACTTTGAGAAGATCTTAAAGGAGAGCAAACAGAGCGTCTGGGTCCGCAACATCCAGCTAG ggatGTTCGGCCTGGTGTTTGGCCTCTTCGGGATGCTGGCCTACGACGGAGAGAGGGTGAAGGAGTCGGGGATGTTCCAGGGATACAACACGGTCACCTGGGCTGTCGTGGCGCTGCAG GCGCTGGGTGGTCTGGTCATAGCAGCGGTCATCAAGTATGCAGACAACATCCTCAAGGGCTTTGCTACATCGCTCTCCATCATCCTGTCAACCCTCATATCCTACTTCTGGCTGCAGGACTTCGACCCCACCGG CGTTTTCTTCCTGGGGGCCGTTTTGGTCATCGCGGCCACTTTCCTGTACGGCTACGAAGGGAAGCCGGCCCCCAACCCCAGCAGGGCATAG
- the rex1bd gene encoding required for excision 1-B domain-containing protein codes for MVPTDFKALIQRFYHLQSERVETYKLFEEGHEAYLRTGPHYDFDHYRQLVHEITQAFVGISNEVLQIKGKLHHDFDRPDLSEHIEKLQSKEKQKLELTAKLQLARQRAQDHPEEEDCQEKIQEIKQEIIKNKEALSEIMQDFKYDSEESD; via the exons ATG GTCCCTACAGACTTTAAAGCCCTGATCCAGAGGTTTTATCACCTTCAGTCTGAGCGGGTGGAGACCTATAAGCTCTTTGAAGA AGGGCACGAGGCGTATTTGAGGACGGGGCCCCACTATGACTTCGACCACTACAGGCAGCTGGTCCACGAGATAACTCAGGCCTTCGTTGGCATCTCCAATGAAGTGCTGCAGATCAAGGGGAAGCTGCACCACGACTTCGACAGGCCAGACCTTTCTGAGCACATAGAAAAGCTGCAGagcaaagagaagcagaaactTGAGCTG ACAGCCAAGCTGCAGCTGGCCAGGCAGCGGGCCCAGGATCACCCGGAGGAGGAAGACTGTCAAGAAAAGATTCAGGAGATCAAGCAAGA AATCATCAAGAACAAAGAGGCTCTGAGTGAGATCATGCAGGACTTTAAGTATGACTCTGAGGAGTCTGATTGA